One Candidatus Poribacteria bacterium genomic window carries:
- a CDS encoding GNAT family N-acetyltransferase, producing MSNTQKWQIRQALSNEVEHLSGLAFRSKSYWGYSDQFMKACLEELTVDECYIENNPTFVIEAVGNAVGFYSLERISAAEVELSFLFVDPAFIGKGYGRKLMMHAQEEARHLGYSKMIIQGDPNAERFYRSAGGLLISTRKSASIPNRELPIFCINLRESDENPLG from the coding sequence GTGTCTAACACACAGAAATGGCAAATTCGACAAGCTTTATCAAATGAAGTTGAGCACTTGAGCGGACTTGCATTCCGCTCTAAGTCATATTGGGGCTATTCCGATCAATTTATGAAAGCATGCCTCGAAGAACTTACGGTTGACGAGTGTTATATTGAGAACAACCCTACTTTTGTGATTGAAGCTGTAGGAAACGCAGTAGGGTTCTATTCCTTAGAACGCATCTCTGCTGCCGAAGTAGAGTTGAGTTTTCTATTTGTTGACCCCGCCTTTATTGGAAAAGGCTACGGTCGAAAGTTAATGATGCACGCACAAGAAGAAGCACGGCACCTCGGATATAGTAAAATGATTATTCAAGGGGATCCAAACGCTGAACGGTTCTATCGCTCAGCGGGCGGCTTGCTGATCAGCACAAGGAAGTCGGCAAGTATTCCCAACCGTGAACTTCCTATATTCTGTATCAATCTGAGAGAATCAGACGAAAATCCCCTTGGATAA